A segment of the Micromonospora sediminicola genome:
GGCCGCCGCCGTGACCGGCCGGGGCGCGTTGACCGTGGCCGCGGGCTGGGCCCAGGCCCGGCTCATCCCGCAGATCAACTACCAGGTGGAGCTGCGGCTCTTCGAGGCGACCACCGCCGTCGAGCTGGCCGCCTTCGACGACGCGGGCTTCGCCGAGGAGATGGACCGCGCCCGCGACCGGGGCATGGCCGAGGCGGCGTCGATCGTGGACCACACGGTCAACCTGGTGACCGGGGTGGTGGGCGTGCTGGCCACCGCCGCCGCGGTCACCGTCATCCAGCCGGTGCTGTTGCCCTGCCTGCTGCTCGCCGCGGTGCCCGAGGCGGTCACCGCGGTCAAGCTGGCCCGCCGGCAGTACCTCGCGATCCTGGCCTGGATCACCCGGCGTCGCCGGATGTTCATGCTGGCCCGGCTGATGGCCGACCGGCACACCGCCGCCGAGATCCGGGCCTACCAGATGCGCGACTTCCTGCTCGCCGAATACCACCGGATGATGACCGTGGAGACCCAGGCCCAGCTGCGGCTAGCCCGCTCGCAGACCGTCACCCGCGCGATGGGCCTGTCGGTGACCGGCGTCGCCGCGTTCGCCGTCTACGCGGTGCTCGGCGGGCTGCTGCTCACCGGCGTGGTGGCGCTGGCCGCGGCGGCCACCGCGCTGCTCGCCCTCCAGTCCGCCCGCAGCAGCCTGCGCACCGCCGTCTTCGCCACCAACTCGCTCTACGAGGACGCCCTCTACTACCAGGACTACCGGGACTTCCTCGACCGGGCCGGGCGGCGGATACCGACCGGGGGGCAGCAGGCGGTCGACGGGTTCGAGCGCATCGACCTCGACCGGGTCAGCCTGCGCTACCCGGACACCGACGGCGCCGCCGTCGACGAGGTCAGCCTCACCATCCGGCGCGGCGAGGTGGTCGCGTTGGTGGGGGAGAACGGGTCCGGCAAGACCACGCTGGCGAAGCTGATCGCCGGGCTCTACCGACCCACCGGCGGCGCGATCCGCTGGGACGGGGTGGACGCCGCCGAGCTGGACCCGCGCCAGGTCGCCGCCCAGGTGGCGGTGATGAGCCAGGACTGGTGGAAGTTCCCGTTCACCGCCCGGCAGAACATCCGGGTCGGCCGGCACGACCGGGCCGACGGCCCCGGCCCGAGCGTCGAGTCCGCCGCCCGGGAGGCCGCCGCGCACGACATGATCAGCGAACTGCCCTTCGGGTACGACACGCTGCTGGACCGGCAGTTCAAGGACGGGCAGGACCTGTCCGGCGGGCAGTGGCAGCGACTGGTGGCCGCCCGGGGCCTCTACCGCGACGCCCGACTGCTGATCTGCGACGAACCCTCCGCCGCGCTGGACGCGCGGGCCGAGCACGCGCTCTTCCAACACCTGCGGCGGCGTCCGGACCGGGCCGTCGTCCTGATCACCCACCGGTTGGCCAACGTCCGGCACGCCGACCAGATCTTCGTCCTGGACCACGGCCGGCTCGTGCAGCACGGCGACCACGACGCGCTGATGGCGCAGGCCGGGCCCTACCGGGAGCTGTTCGAACTCCAGGCGGCCGGCTACCTGGCCGGCGCCGGGGAGGCCGCCGCCGACCGTTGACCTCCAGCGCACTCGAACTCCTACGGTGACCGGACCGGCCGCCGCCCGGTCAGCGCGGCGTCACCCACCATGGAGTCCACATGCGCTATCGCGTCCTCGGCGGCACCGGCATCGAGGTCAGCGTCCACTGCCTCGGCACGATGATGTTCGGCGCCGTCGGCAACCCCGACCACGACGACTGCGCCCGCATCGTGCACGCCGCGCTCGACCGCGGCGTCAACATGGTGGACACCGCCGACATGTACTCGGCGGGCGAGTCGGAGGTGATCGTCGGCAAGGCCCTGCGGGGCCGGCGCGACGACGTGGTGCTCGCCACGAAGGTGCACTTCCCGATGGGCGAGGGACCCAACCGGGGCGGCAACTCACGCCGGTGGATCGTCCGCGCCGTCGAGGACAGCCTGCGCCGGCTGGGCACCGACTGGATCGACCTCTACCAGGTGCACCGACCCGATCACACCACCGACGTCGAGGAGACGCTCGCCGCGCTCAGCGACCTGGTCCGGGCCGGCAAGATCCGGGCGTTCGGCTGCTCGACGTTCCCGGCGGAGGAGATCGTCGAGGCGCAGCACGTCGCCGAACGGCGCGCGCTCGGCCGGTTCCGCACCGAGCAGCCGCCGTACTCGATCCTGGCCCGGGGGATCGAGGCGTCGGTGCTGCCGGTGTGCCTCCGCCACCGGATGGGCGTGCTGGTGTGGAGCCCACTGGCCTCCGGCTTCCTGTCCGGCCGGTACCGACAGGGCCAGCCGGTGGACCTCACCTCGGGCCGCCCGGCGCGGACCCCGGCCCGGTTCGACCCGGCGCTGCCCGGCAACGCCGCCAAGTACGCCGCCGTCGAGCACCTCGTCGCGCTCGCCGACGAGGTGGGCTGCACGCTGCCGCAGCTCGCCGTGGCGTTCACCGCGGCGCACCCCGCGGTCACCTCGACCATCATCGGGCCGCGCACCATGGACCAGCTGGACGCGCTGCTCGCGGGGGCGGCGCTGACGCTCGACGACACGGTGCTCGACCGGATCGACGAGATCGTCCCGCCCGGGGTGAACCTCTACCAGCCCGACGGCGTCTGGTCCCCGCCCGCGCTGACCGACCCGTCCCGACGTCGCCGCCCGATGCCGGAGCGCGCCGCCGCCTGACGGCCCCCAGCGCTGCCTACGCGGAGGGTGCCGCAGCCTGGCCGCTCATCGGCCCGTCCCACCCGGTCGCTCCGCTGGCCGAGGACCAGCCCTTCGCCAGCGCCCCACCCCATCACCGGTCCCCGCACAACCCGCGCGCGCTGACGTCTCCGCCTCCGCGCGTAGATCTTGGTAGCGAACGGCCCCCATAGGGGCCCTTTCCTACCAAGATCTTCGCGATTCCTGTGTGGTGGGAGGCGGTTCCTGGAATGCGGGAGCGGAGTCGGCCGGTGCGTGGTTGAACGGCGCGGTGTCGAGCGGGGGCGGTGAAGGGGTGGGTGGTTGCTGGGGAGAGCGGGCTGGGGCAGGATCGCCGGAATGCTCCGCCTCCGCCCTCGCCGCGCCGCTGTCGTCGCCGTGCTGGCCCTGCTCACCGCCGGGTGCTCCACCTCCGGCGCCGATCCCGACGCGTCGGGACCCGGCACCAGCGCATCCGGCAGCAACTCGTCCAGCACCGACGCATCCGGCGCCGGCGCACCGGGCGCGGCGAGAGGCGGCGCCACCATCGCGCCCGGTACCGCTGGCACGACGTCGGTGGCGCCGTCACCGGCCGCGCGTACCGGGATCGGGGCCCGGCCGAGCGCGTCGGCCGGGCCGTGCGCGGTCTTCCCGGCCGACAACGTCTGGCACGCCGACGTGACCCGGCTGCCGGTGCACGCCCGGTCGGCCGCAATGGTCGGCGCTATCGGCGCCGACGCCGCCGTGCACGCCGACTTCGGCTCCGGGACGTGGGAGGGCGCGCCGATCGGCATCCCGGTCACCGTCGTCCCGGCCGGGCAACGGCGGGTGCCGGTCACGTTCGGGTACGCCGACGAGAGCGACAGCGGGCCGTACCCGATCCCGCCCGACGCGAAGGTGGAGGGCGGCCCGTCCGGCACCGGCGACCGGCACGTGATCGTCTGGGACCGCGGCGCCTGCCGGGCGTACGAGCTGTTCGACGCGCACCGCTCCGGGGCCGGGTGGCGGGCCGGCTCGGGCGCGGTGTTCGACCTGCGGTCCAACCGGATGCGCCGGGCCGGCTGGACCTCCGCCGACGCGGCCGGGCTGTCCGTGCTGGCCGGGCTGGTGCGCTACGACGAGGTGGCGGCCGGTCGGATCGACCACGCGATCCGGGTGACCGTGCCGCGTACCCGCACCGGCTGGACGTGGCCGGCCAGCCACTCCGCCTCGTCGGCCACCGACCCGGCGCTGCCGCAGCTCGGCCAGCGGCTGCGGCTCAAGCGTTCGGTCGACCTGTCCGGGTTGCCCCGGCAGGCCCGGATCGTGGCCGAGGCGATGCGTCGCCACGGACTGATCGTGGCCGACCACGGCTCCGCCTGGTACATCTCCGGAGCCCCGGACCCGCGCTGGGACAACGACGCCCTGCACGCGCTGGACCGCCTGCGCGGCGGCGACTTCGAGGTGGTGGACGCCGCCGGCCTGATGGTCGCCCCGACGTCGGCCGCCACCCGCTGAGCGGAACGTCGACCACCGAGCCCGCCCCCGGCTGGGCGCGCTGGTCGGCCCGTCGCCGGATGAACCCGGTCGACGCGGCCGGGCCGGGCGCCCACACTGTCCGGATGGAACATCGTGACCTGGTCCGGGTGAGCAAACGCATGTCGCTGGCGCTGCGCCACCGCCCCGACCGGTTCCAGCTGACGCTCGACCGGGCCGGCTGGACGCCGGTCGCCGACCTGCTCGCCGCGCTGCGGATCAGCCGCGCCGACCTCGACGCCGTGGTGGCCGGAAACGACAAGCAGCGTTTCGCCGTCGAGGCCGGCCCGGACGGCGCCGACCGTATCCGGGCCAACCAGGGGCACTCCGTCCCGGTCGACCTCGGCCTGACCCCGGCGACGCCGCCGGGCCGACTCTTCCACGGCACCGCCGAGGACGTGCTGCCCGCCATCCGGGCCGAGGGGCTGCGCCGGGGGCGCCGGCACCACGTACACCTGTCGCCGGACGTGGCGACGGCCCGGCGGGTCGGCGCGCGCCGGGGCGGCGCGGTGGCCGTGCTCGCGGTCGACGCCGCAACCATGGCCGCGCACGGCTACCTGTTCTACCGCTCCGCGAACGGGGTGTGGCTCACCGACACCGTGCCGCCCGGCTACCTGACGGTCAGCATGCCGTGACCGGGTGCGCCACCACGGCGTCGAACAGGTACGCGAGGTCGTTCGGGGCGGCCCGGTCGGGCTGACCGGCGCCGGTGCGGTCGGTGGCGCGGGCGCGCAGCACGTGCCGGCCGGCAGCCGGTGGACGCCAGCGCGCGGTCCAGCGCTGCCAGGGGCCGCCCCGGTCGGTCGCGACCAGGTCGGCCGGTCGCCACCCGTCGCCGGTGTCCACCTCGACGCGCTCGATCGGGCCGTTGCCGGACCAGGACCGGCCGTGCAGCAGCACGTCCTCGCCGGCCGGGACGCGGGCGTCCCACGCCAGCTCGAACGCGCTCTTCACCGGCTGCGCGCCGAGCACCGTGCCGTCGGCCGGGTGCCCGGGGCCGAACAGCCGGTAGAACTGGGTGTTCCACGGTGAGAACAGGGGAGTGGTGGAAACCTCGACCGGTCCCACCCACTTGATCGAGGAGATGCCGATCCAGCCGGGCACCACCACCCGCACCGGGAAACCGTGGTCGGCCGGCAGCGGCTCACCGTTCATCTCGTACGCCAGCAGCACGTCGTCGAGGGCCTTGGCCACCGGCAGCGGGCGGCGCACCGGTCCGAGGTCGACCCCGCCGGTCACGTAGTGCGGATCGAGGCCCTCGGGCATCACGTCGACCGCCTCGTCGCGCAGCCCGGCCAGGCGCAGCACCGTGCCCAGCCGCACGCCGCGCCAGCGGGCCACGCCGACGCCGCCCAGCCCCCAGGCCACGCCGGGGGTCGGTTGGTCCTGCTGCTCGGCGAAGAACCGCCGCCCGTTGCCGGCGCACTCCAGCAGCGCGGGGCGCTCCTCGGCGGGCAGCCGGCGCAGGTCGTCGAGGCCGAACTCGACCGGGGCGTCGCGGGTGGGCGCGCCGCGCAGGCCGTCGCCGAACAGGCGCAGCCGCCAGGTCGTCGGGTCGAGGTGGGGGGTGACGGTGTGGTTGCGGACGAAGAAGCGGTCGTTGGGCACCACGTACCCCTGGCCGGCCATCGCCGACCAGCGCATCTCGGCGTTGGTGTCCAGCGGGCGCAGCAGCGCCGCCGGCAGCGGCTTGGCGATCGGCGTACCCGGGTCGACGCCGACCGGGGCCGGCGCCACCGCGACCGGCTCGCGCTCCGCGGCGGCGGCGGTCACCGCGGCCATGGCGGCACCCAGCTCCAGCAGCCGCGCGCGGTCGACGCCCGCGCCGTGCGCCTGCCCGGCGAGCCACTGCCGGCTCCGTTCGGCGTCGTGGACGGCTTCGGCGGGTGACGGGGAACGGCTCACGGGTGACCTCCGGGCTGGGCGACGCTGCCTTTCCTATTCAATCAGTAGGACTTTGCGTCGATCCAGCCCAGGTGTCGGCTCAGGTCGCGCCGATCAGCGTCACCACGCCGGCCGCCACCAGCACACCCGCCCAGAGCCGGTCGACGTTGAACCAGGCGCGGCGCAGCACGCCGACGCCGAGCACCTCGTACACCAGCAGCGCGACGGCGAGCGCGACGCCGAGCATGGCGCCGGTGTGCACGGCCGCGGCGGCCAGCCCGGTCAGCGCGCCGGCCGGCGCGGCGGACAGGTGCCCGGCGTGCGGGCCCGCGCCGACCGCCGGCTCCGCCAGCAGCACCGGCAGCAGCATCAGGCCGGCGCCGTGCGCGGCGGACATCAGGAACGACCAGGCGGTGAGCTGGGCGGCCGACAGCCGCATGCCGGCCCACCGGAAGTGCCGGTCCGACAGCAGCCGCCACATCCCGAACCCGACCAGCAGCACTCCGCCGGTCACCGCGACCGCCGTGCCGGCCGTCACCGAGCGGGTGGCGCTGACCAGCGCGGCGACCACCGCCACCGACGCCAGGTGCCCGGCCGCGATCGGTGGCAGGGCCGCGAGCAGCGCGGCCCGGCGCCGCTCCTGAAGGCCCCGGGCGACCGCGAACAGCCATCCCATCGCCGGGTTCAGGCCGTGGAACGCGCCGAGACCGGCCAGCGCCGCCCAGGTCGCGCCGGTCACGGGAAGCAGTACGAGTCGGACGAGGCGTCGCCGCCCTGCAACCGGGTCTGGTGCACGCGCAGGCCGCGGAACTCCTCCCCGCGCGGGAAGAACCGCGGGTCGGGCACCAGTCCGCCGTTCTCCGGGTCGACGTCGAGCTTCGCCACCCAGGCGCCCACCCCGTCGGGATAGAACTGGTCGTCCCAGGCGCCGTAGAGCGAGTTGCTGACGTAGACGCGGCGGCCGTCGCGGCTGATCTCCACCATCTGCGGCCCGCCGGCCAGCGGCTCGTCCGGGAACGCCGGGTGCGGCGTGCGGTTGACGATGCCACCCAGGCGCACCGATCCGACGCGTACCGGGTGGAACGGGTCGCTGACGTCGTAGCGGATCAGCTCGCCGGTGCCCCAGCAGGAGACGTGCAGGAACCGGTCGTCCACCGACAGGTCGATGTCGGTGACCAGCGGCGGCACCGCCCCGAACGGCTTGAGCAGGTCCGGCAGGTCGGCCGCGTCGGCCGGCTCGGCCGGGATGTCGATCACCTTGGTCACCGCCCAGGCGTCGCCGTCGCGGTGCCACAGCCAGATCGAGGCGGACAGGTCCTCGACGCTGATCACCACGCCGACGAAGCCGTACGACTTGGTCGGGTCGTGCGCGGGGCGCAGCTCCAGCGGCATCTGGTACTGGTCGCCGAGGTCGACGCGCTGCACGTGCCGGCGCTTGGCCAGGTCCCAGAAGTGGATCGCGTGCCCGTACCGGCGGCCCAGCAGCAGTTCCCCGACGATGCCGTCCTCGATCATCGACGGCGTGCCCCACTCGCTGGTGACCAGCACGTCCTGCGTGTAGTGCCACCAGAAGTCGTATGCCAGGAACTGCGGCCCCCGGTCGGCCTCCCACGCGCCGCGTACCTCGAACGTGGTGTGGTCGAGCACCGCGATGCCGCCCGGCCCCTCCTGCCCGTCCGCGCCGCCCAACGCGGAGACGTAGATGCCGTCCGGCCCGCAGTGCACGGTGTGCGGGCGGGAGTAGCCGGTTCGCTTGCCGAGTTCCTCCGCCTCGATCACCTTGACCAGCTCGGGGCGGCGCGGGTCCGGCTTGGTGTCCAGCACGTGGATCCGGGACGAGCGCAGGCCCGGCACGATCAGGTAGCGGCGCTCCACGTGCGGGTGCGGCGCGGTCGGGCAGAGCGCGCTGCTGCACGCGTTCCAGCCGAAGTGGTGCAGCTCGTCGCCGGTGTGCGGCAGCTCGGTCCAGCCCACCACCCGGCCGTACGAGCCGGAGTCCGGGTCGGTGTCGAGCACCGCGATGGCGTCGGGACGCTGCCCGGAGCGGTCGAACGCGGCGACGTACGCGAGCTTCTCGGCCGGCGCGGCGGCCGCCAGCGTCGGAGAGGGGTAGAACGTCGGGTCGGGGGTCCAGCGGGTCATCGGGTCTCCGTAACGGTCATGCGGTGGGTACGCCGAGGCGGTCGAGCAGGTGGCGGCGCAGCGCGCCGAGGGCCGGGTCGTCGGGGCTCGGGGCGGGGCCGAGGTGGACCGGGATCTCCTCGGCGATGACGCCGTCGTCGAGCAGCAGGACGCGGTCGGCGAGCAGCAGCGCCTCCTCCACGTCGTGGGTGACCAGCAGCGCGGCGAAGCCGTGCTGGGCGCGCAGCCGGCGCAGCAGCCCCTGCATGCGCAGTCGGGTCAGCGCGTCCAGCGCGCCGAACGGCTCGTCGAGCAGCAGCAGGTCCGGTTCGCGGACCAGCGCGCGGGCCACCGCGACCCGCTGCGCCTGCCCGCCGGAGAGCTCGGCCGGCCAGGCCCGGTCCCGGTCGGCGAGCCCGACCTCGGCCAGCGCGCGGCTCACCCGCCCGGCGACGTCCGGCCCGGTGAGCCCGAGTGCGACGTTGTCGGCCACACGTTTCCAGGGCAGCAGGCGGTGCTCCTGGAACACCACGGCGGCGGTGCCGTGCACCCGGTGCGTGCCGCCGGCGTCGTCGTCGAGCCCGGCGAGCACCCGCAGCAGCGTGCTCTTGCCGGAGCCGCTGCCACCCAGCAACGCGACCGTCTCCCCGGCGGCGATGGTCAGGTCGACCCCGGCCAGCACCACGGCGGGGCCGAAGGCCCGGGTCACCGCGCGCGCGGTGAGCACCGGCGGCATCACGTCGCCCGCAGCCCGCGTCGCCACGTCAGCGTCCTCCTCTCGGCGTACCGGAGGGCGAGGTCGGAGGCCAGACCCAGCAGCGCGTAGATGAGCAGGCCGAGCACCACCACGTCGGTCTGGCTGAACTCGCGGGCCTCCATCATCAGGAAACCGACGCCGGTCTGGGCGTTGACCTGCTCGCCGACGACCAGGCTGAGCCAGGCCGCGCCGATGGCCAGCCGCAGCCCGAGGAACAGGGCGGGCAGCGCGCCGGGCAGCACCACGTGCCGCAGCCGGGCGGCCGGGCCGAGGCCGCACGTGCGGGCCGCCTCCACCAGCCGCTCGTCGATGTCCCGGATCCCGGCGTAGGTGTTGAAGTAGATCGGGAAGAACGCGCCGAGCGCGACCAGCGTGACCTTCAGCGACTCACCGATGCCGACCCAGATGATGAGCAGCGGGACCAGGCCCAGGTGCGGCAGCATCCGGGCCATCTGCACCGGCGGGTCGACCAGGTCGTCGCCGAGGCGCAGCAGCCCGGCCGCCGCGCCGAGCACCAGCGCCAGCCCACCGCCGACCAGCAGGCCGAGCGCGGCGCGGGTGAGCGAGTCGAGCAGGTGCACGCCGAGCGTGCCGTCGGCGGCGAGCCGCCACCCGGTGGCGAGCACCGCGCTCGGCGCGGGCAGCTTCTCCGGGGAGAGCAGGCCCGACCGCGCGGCGGCCTCCCAGGCCACCACCAGCACGACCGGGCTGAGCACCCGCCGCCACCGCCGGACGGCCCGGGTCCGGGGCCGCCGCGGCGTCACCTGATCCGGTACGACCGGGGCGGACGCCTCGGCGAGCGCCGGGCCGCTCACCGGAACGCCTCGTTGAACCGGCCGTCCACCCGCCCGGCGATGTCGACCGGCCCGGGCACCAGCTTCAGGTCGACGAAGCTGTCCGCGATGGCCTGCAACTCGGCGCCGATCTCCGGGGTGACCGGGGCGAGCGGCTTGGCGCTGCGGGCCAGGGCCCGGGTGGTCACGTCGAGCGGGATCTTCAGTTCCGGGGCGAGCACGGCGGCCCGTTCGGTCGGGTGGGCGATGCCCCAGTCGGTGGTCCGCCGGTAGGTGTCCAGGAAGGCGCGGACGTCGTCGGTGCGGTTCTTCACCGCCTCCGGCGCGGCCAGCACGTACTCGCGGTTGCCGGCCAGGCCGGTGGCGTCGGCGAGCACCCGAACGTCGGGTCGCTCGGCGAGCGCGAAGTAGGGGTCCCAGATGATCCACGCGTCGACCTGCCCGTTGTCGAACGCGGGTCGTCCCTCGGCCGGCTTGAGGTACTTGACGTTGATGTCGGCGAGCGTCATCTTGTTCGCCTCCAGCAGCTTCACCAGCAGCCAGTGCACGTTGGAGCCCTTGTTCAGGGCCACCGTCCGCCCACGCAGGTCGGCGAAGCTCCGGTACCGACTGCCCGCCTTGACCAGCACCGCCTCGCCCTGGGGGATGGGCTGGGAGGTGCCGACCACGGAGAAGGGGATCTTTCCGGCGGCGGCGAAGACCGGCGGCGCCTCGCCGGTCTGGCCGATGTCGATCGAGCCGGCCTTGAGCGCCTCGGTGAGCGCCGGCCCGCTCTCGAACAGCGACCAGGTCACGTTCTTCGCGTCGCCGCGCGCCTTGACCAGGCTGAGGCCGCCGAAGCGTTGGTAACCGATCCGCAGTGGCGCGTCGTCGCCGCGGGCGTCGGCCGCCTCGCCGCCGCAGGCCGTCAGCGCCGTGGCGGCGACCAGCGCCAGGGTGGTGAGCAGCGCGCCCAGGCGGCGGCGGGGTCTCGACGGGGTACGCATGACGACTCCTCGGGGAGGGGATGGGCCCGGCCATCGGCGGGCGTCAGCAACCTACCAACCCGATAGGTTTTATGGGTAGTCTGTCGGCGCGGTCGTCCCACCCCTCAGGAGACGGCCCGACCGACCCGCGCCGGAGGCCGCCCATGTCGCTCACCTTCCACTGGTTCCTGCCGACCTACGGCGACAGCCGGGACATCGTGGGCGGCGGGCACGGCGTGCCGATCGGGACCGCCGGCGGCGCCCGCCCGGCCAGCGTCGCCTATCTGGGGCAGATCGCCCGCACCGCCGAACAGCTCGGCTTCGCCGGCGCGCTCACCCCCACCGGCGCCTGGTGCGAGGACGCCTGGCTGAGCACCGCCATGCTCACCGAGGTGACCGAGCGGTTGAAGTTCCTCGTGGCGTTCCGCCCGGGGCTGCTCTCACCCACCCTCGCCGCGCAGATGGCCTCCACCTTCCAGCGCCTGTCCGGCGGCCGGTTGCTGCTCAACGTGGTCACCGGGGGCGAGTCCGCCGAGCAGCGGGCGTACGGCGACTTCCTGGACAAGGACGCCCGCTACGCGCGTACCGACGAGTTCCTGCACGTGGTGCGGTCGCTGTGGCGCGGCGAGACGGTCGACCACGACGGCGCGCACGTGCGGGTCGAGGGCGCCCGGCTGACCCGGGTGCCGGACCCGGTGCCGCCGGTCTACTTCGGCGGGTCGTCCGCCGCGGCCCTGCCGGTGGCGGTGCGGCACAGCGACGTCTACCTGACCTGGGGCGAGCCGCCCGCACAGGTGGCCGGCAAGCTGGACCGGGTCCGCGGCCTGGCCGCCGAGGCCGGCCGTGAGCTGCGCTACGGCATCCGGCTGCACGTGATCAGCCGGGACACCGCCGAGGAGGCGTGGGCGCAGGCCCGCAAGCTGCTCGACGGCATCCCCGAGGCCGACGTGCGGGCGGTGCAGGAGGGGCTGCGGCGCAGCGAGTCCGAGGGGCAGCGGCGGATGCTGGACCTGCACGGCGGCTCCCGCGACGGCCTGGAGGTCTCGCCCAACCTGTGGGCCGGCTTCGGGCTGGTCCGCGGCGGCGCGGGCACCGCCCTGGTGGGCAGCCACACCGAGGTCGCCGACCGGATCGCCGAGTACCACGCGCTCGGGCTGGACGAGTTCATCCTCTCCGGCCACCCGCACCTGGAGGAGGCGTACTGGTTCGGGGAGGGCGTGCTGCCGATCCTGCGCCGCCGGGGGCTGTGGCGGCACCCGGCCGGCGATCCGACCGCCGACGCGCCGGCGGCCGTGCCGTTCTCCCCGCAGCCGGTGCCGGCCCGGGTCTGACCCGTCAGTCCGGGCGTTGCCCGGCGAGGAAGTCGGCCAGCACCCGGGTGTGCGTGGAGAAGGCCAGCTCGACCGGCTCGGTGAGCACCAGCCACTCGGTCGCCTCCTCGGTGGGCGCCGACGGCGGCAGGTCGCCCACCGGCCGCTCGGGCAGCACGCCGAAGACCATCATGGTGCCGCCGGCCGGGGCGCCGTGCACCGCGAACAGCCGCGCCTCGTCGGCCTCGGCGAGCAGCCCGGTCTCCTCACGCAGCTCGCGGACCAGCGCCTCGGACCACTCCTCGCCGTACTCGACGAAGCCGCCGGGGAGGGCGAGCTGCCCGCGCGCCGGCTCGATGTCCCGGCGTACGACCACCACGCCGAGCCCGTCGGGGGTGCGGACCGGCAGCACCGCCACCGCGACCGGCAGCGGGTTGCGCCACACCGTCTCGCCGCAGGTCGAACAGACACGCGGCCAGCCGGCGTCGGCCGGGTAGGCCGCGCCGCAGAACGAACAGTGCGAGTACGCGGTCACGCCGCAGCACGTTACCCGGCCGGCCGGTCGGGCGCTCGGCTGCTCGGGCGCGCGAGCGCGTCGCGCGCCTCCATCAGGGCGAAGCCGAGCAGGTTGGCACCCCGCCAGGTGGCCGGGTCACCCGCGCGCGGGTCGTCGGCGGCCAGGCCGATGCCCCAGATGCGGTCCGTCGGGCTGGCCTCCACCAGCACCCGGCTGCCCGTGCCGAGCAGGAACCGCCGCAGCTCCTCGTGCTGCCCGAACTTGGCCACGCTGCCGGCCACCACGATGTCGTAGCGGCGGGCCGTCCAGGTGGCCTCGTCGAAGTCCCGGACCTGCCGGCCGAGCGCCTTGGCCCGGTGCGGGTGCGTGGCCGTCAGCACCCGCCCGGCGATCTCGTGGTCGCCGAAGAGCGTGGCCTTGTGCCACATCATCCAGTGCTCGGCAGTGGCGTACTTTCGACCGTCCACCGTGAACGCCGCCGGCCACCACTGGCTCAGGCAGCCGGCGCCGACGCTGCCGTCGCGCTGCGGCCGGTGCCCCCAGAAGTGCAGATATCTGACCGTCTCTCCGGTGTCGAGCGTGGCGATCAGGTCGGTGACGGAACGGATCGGCATGCCCGGCAGTCTGCCCCACCCCACCGACATCCCGCCGATCTTGCAGTTTGGGACCTGGCAAGCTCCGCCAACCGGACATCCTGGGAGCCGAAACTGCAAGATCGGCGAGGGTGGGGATGGTCAGGGGGTGGGGGCGCCGGTGTAGAACGCGGTGACCCGCTCGCCCGCGGCGTGTGCCTGGTCTGCCGGGGTGCCGGCGGCGACGCTGGCCGCCGTCCACCGTTCGCCGGCCGCGATCACGAACCGGCGTCCCTCGTCCGAGGCCATCCAGTCGGCCGCCGCAGCCGGGTCCACGCCGACGCCGTCGGGGGCGAAGTGTGAGGCCAGGCCGACCAGGGCCAGGTCCCAGCCGATGCCGACCGCTCCCGGGCCGTACTCGGCCCACCGCTGGTCTTCGACGTGGGCGACGTGTTCCAGCTCGAAGCGGGTACGCCCCGGCCCGGCCTCGCGCAGGCGCACCTCGATC
Coding sequences within it:
- a CDS encoding selenium-binding family protein, which translates into the protein MTRWTPDPTFYPSPTLAAAAPAEKLAYVAAFDRSGQRPDAIAVLDTDPDSGSYGRVVGWTELPHTGDELHHFGWNACSSALCPTAPHPHVERRYLIVPGLRSSRIHVLDTKPDPRRPELVKVIEAEELGKRTGYSRPHTVHCGPDGIYVSALGGADGQEGPGGIAVLDHTTFEVRGAWEADRGPQFLAYDFWWHYTQDVLVTSEWGTPSMIEDGIVGELLLGRRYGHAIHFWDLAKRRHVQRVDLGDQYQMPLELRPAHDPTKSYGFVGVVISVEDLSASIWLWHRDGDAWAVTKVIDIPAEPADAADLPDLLKPFGAVPPLVTDIDLSVDDRFLHVSCWGTGELIRYDVSDPFHPVRVGSVRLGGIVNRTPHPAFPDEPLAGGPQMVEISRDGRRVYVSNSLYGAWDDQFYPDGVGAWVAKLDVDPENGGLVPDPRFFPRGEEFRGLRVHQTRLQGGDASSDSYCFP
- a CDS encoding RNA 2'-phosphotransferase; this translates as MEHRDLVRVSKRMSLALRHRPDRFQLTLDRAGWTPVADLLAALRISRADLDAVVAGNDKQRFAVEAGPDGADRIRANQGHSVPVDLGLTPATPPGRLFHGTAEDVLPAIRAEGLRRGRRHHVHLSPDVATARRVGARRGGAVAVLAVDAATMAAHGYLFYRSANGVWLTDTVPPGYLTVSMP
- a CDS encoding sulfite oxidase, with protein sequence MSRSPSPAEAVHDAERSRQWLAGQAHGAGVDRARLLELGAAMAAVTAAAAEREPVAVAPAPVGVDPGTPIAKPLPAALLRPLDTNAEMRWSAMAGQGYVVPNDRFFVRNHTVTPHLDPTTWRLRLFGDGLRGAPTRDAPVEFGLDDLRRLPAEERPALLECAGNGRRFFAEQQDQPTPGVAWGLGGVGVARWRGVRLGTVLRLAGLRDEAVDVMPEGLDPHYVTGGVDLGPVRRPLPVAKALDDVLLAYEMNGEPLPADHGFPVRVVVPGWIGISSIKWVGPVEVSTTPLFSPWNTQFYRLFGPGHPADGTVLGAQPVKSAFELAWDARVPAGEDVLLHGRSWSGNGPIERVEVDTGDGWRPADLVATDRGGPWQRWTARWRPPAAGRHVLRARATDRTGAGQPDRAAPNDLAYLFDAVVAHPVTAC
- a CDS encoding aldo/keto reductase; the protein is MRYRVLGGTGIEVSVHCLGTMMFGAVGNPDHDDCARIVHAALDRGVNMVDTADMYSAGESEVIVGKALRGRRDDVVLATKVHFPMGEGPNRGGNSRRWIVRAVEDSLRRLGTDWIDLYQVHRPDHTTDVEETLAALSDLVRAGKIRAFGCSTFPAEEIVEAQHVAERRALGRFRTEQPPYSILARGIEASVLPVCLRHRMGVLVWSPLASGFLSGRYRQGQPVDLTSGRPARTPARFDPALPGNAAKYAAVEHLVALADEVGCTLPQLAVAFTAAHPAVTSTIIGPRTMDQLDALLAGAALTLDDTVLDRIDEIVPPGVNLYQPDGVWSPPALTDPSRRRRPMPERAAA
- a CDS encoding ABC transporter ATP-binding protein, with translation MATVIGPRPPSDGDAPAEDAAAGESPLPELADGHWMNRATEFAHTSFWAVARRLPALVREAVGLAWATSRRDTAASIGLNIAAGVLTTCGLLATTGVLRQLFAAGPTPDRIRAALPALLLAAAAVTGRGALTVAAGWAQARLIPQINYQVELRLFEATTAVELAAFDDAGFAEEMDRARDRGMAEAASIVDHTVNLVTGVVGVLATAAAVTVIQPVLLPCLLLAAVPEAVTAVKLARRQYLAILAWITRRRRMFMLARLMADRHTAAEIRAYQMRDFLLAEYHRMMTVETQAQLRLARSQTVTRAMGLSVTGVAAFAVYAVLGGLLLTGVVALAAAATALLALQSARSSLRTAVFATNSLYEDALYYQDYRDFLDRAGRRIPTGGQQAVDGFERIDLDRVSLRYPDTDGAAVDEVSLTIRRGEVVALVGENGSGKTTLAKLIAGLYRPTGGAIRWDGVDAAELDPRQVAAQVAVMSQDWWKFPFTARQNIRVGRHDRADGPGPSVESAAREAAAHDMISELPFGYDTLLDRQFKDGQDLSGGQWQRLVAARGLYRDARLLICDEPSAALDARAEHALFQHLRRRPDRAVVLITHRLANVRHADQIFVLDHGRLVQHGDHDALMAQAGPYRELFELQAAGYLAGAGEAAADR